In Desulfobacter hydrogenophilus, the genomic stretch ACTTTTTGCCACGCTTGCTTCCTATGCCAGCCATGGGGAGATGGATGCTGACGCTTGTCTCAGTTTTGATGGCCCTGCCACTATACGGGATGCGGTCCAGCGTTTAGGTGTCCCTGAGCAAGAGATTAAGCTGGTGTTTCTCAATGGGGTTGGCGT encodes the following:
- a CDS encoding MoaD/ThiS family protein, which encodes MKIEIRLFATLASYASHGEMDADACLSFDGPATIRDAVQRLGVPEQEIKLVFLNGVGVSLDSSLKDKDRVGIFPPIGGG